One genomic segment of Anas platyrhynchos isolate ZD024472 breed Pekin duck chromosome 32, IASCAAS_PekinDuck_T2T, whole genome shotgun sequence includes these proteins:
- the LOC140000472 gene encoding olfactory receptor 14C36-like, producing the protein MPNSSSVNEFLLLAFTDTRELQLLHFGLFLGIYLAALLGNGLILTAVACDHHLHTPMYFFLLNLALLDLGSISTSAPKAMANSLWDTRAISYQGCAAQVFFLVFFFGSEYFLLTVMAYDRYVAICKPLHYGSLLSSRACAQMAAAAWGSGFVYAVLHTANTFSLPLCQGNALDQFFCEIPQILKLSCSDAYLREGQLLIFSACLTIVCFVFIVLSYVQIFRAVLRMPSEQGRHKAFSTCLPHLAVVSLFLSTVMFAHLKPSSISSAYLDLLVSFLYSVVPPVVNPLIYSMRNQELKDALRKLMHCCVSESRNFPSSSAYD; encoded by the coding sequence atgcccaacagcagctctgtgaacgagttcctcctgctggcattcacagacacacgcgagctgcagctcctgcactttgggctcttcctgggcatctacctggctgcgcTCCTGGGCAACGGactcatcctcacagccgtagcctgcgaccatcacctccacacccccatgtacttcttcctcctcaacctcgccctcctcgacctgggctccATCTCCACCTCTGCACctaaagccatggccaattctctctgggacaccagggcaaTCTCCTATCaagggtgtgctgcacaggtcttctttttagTCTTCTTCTTTGGTTCAGAGTATTTCCTTCTtactgtcatggcctatgaccgctatgttgccatctgcaaacccctgcactacgggagcctcctgagcagcagagcttgtgcccagatggcagcagctgcctggggcagtggctttgtctatgctgtcctgcacacggccaatacattttccctgcccctctgccaaggtaatgccctggaccagttcttctgtgaaatcccacagatcctcaagctctcctgctctgatGCCTATCTCAGGGAAGGTCAGCTTCTCATCTTTAGTGCCTGTTTAACCATTGTATGTTTTGTcttcattgtgctgtcctatgtgcagatcttcagggccgtgctgaggatgccctctgagcagggccggcacaaagccttttccacgtgcctccctcaccttgccgtggtctccctgtttctcagcactgtcATGTTTGCCCACCTGAAGCCCTCCTCGATCTCTTCTGCATACCTGGACTTGttggtgtcatttctgtactcggtggtgcctccagtagtgaaccccctcatctacagcatgaggaaccaggagctcaaggatgccttGAGGAAACTGATGCATTGTTGTGTTTCAGAATCAAGAAATTTCCCTTCATCTTCTGCATATGACTGA
- the LOC140000473 gene encoding olfactory receptor 14A16-like → MALVLCREVCSNSSLSFSLGTVIRAHREKMSNSSFPTEFLLLPFADMRELQLLHFGLFLGIYLAALLGNGLILTAIACDCRLHTPMYFFLFNLSIFDLGSISTTLPKAMAISLWDTRAISYSGCAAQVFLLVFLIGGEYLLLTVMAYDRYVAICKPLHYKTLIGGRTCVKMATAAWGSGFLNAVLHTANTFSLPLCQGNALDQFFCEIPQILKLSCTDAYLREGGLIVVTACLLFACFVFLVLSYVQIFRAVLRIPSEQGRHKAFSTCLPHLAVVSLFISTIMFAYLKPPSISFPSLDMVVTVLYSVVSPAVNPVIYSMRNQEIKRALKKLILLVVTKKE, encoded by the coding sequence ATGGCTTTGGTTTTGTGCAGAGAAGTCTGTTCTAACTCTTCACTGTCTTTTTCTCTTGGGACGGTCATCAGGGCCCACAGGGAgaaaatgtccaacagcagcttccccactgagttcctcctcctgccattcgcagacatgcgcgagctgcagctcctgcacttcgggctcttcctgggcatctacctggctgccctcctgggcaacggcctcatcctcacagccatagcctgtgACTGTCGCCttcacacccccatgtacttcttcctcttcaacctCTCAATCTTTGACTTGGgatccatctccaccactctccccaaagccatggccatcTCCCTGTGGGACACTAGGGCCATTTCCTACTCTGGTTGTGCTGCACAAGTCTTCCTGCTTGTGTTTTTGATTGGAGGAGAATATTTACTTCTCACTGTAATGGCCTATGACCgttatgttgccatctgcaaaccacTGCACTATAAGACACTCATAGGTGGCAGAACTTGTGTCAAGATGGcaacagctgcctggggcagtggctttctcaatgctgtgctgcacactgccaataccttttccctcccactctgccaaggcaatgccctggaccagttcttctgtgagattccccagatcctcaagctctcctgcacagatgcctacctcagagaggGTGGGCTTATTGTGGTTACAGCATGTTTACTctttgcatgttttgttttccttgtgctgtcctatgtgcagatcttcagggctgtgctgaggatcccctcagagcagggccggcacaaagccttttccacatgcctccctcacctggccgtggtttCCCTCTTTATCAGCACAAtaatgtttgcctacctgaagcccccctccatctctttcCCATCCTTGGATATGGTGGTgacagttctgtactcggtggtgtctccagcagtgaaccccgtcatctacagcatgaggaaccaggagatAAAAAGGGCACTGAAGAAACTGATCCTGCTGGTGGTAACTAAGAAAGAATAA